Proteins co-encoded in one Natronorubrum daqingense genomic window:
- a CDS encoding aldo/keto reductase — translation MEYTTLGSTGMEVSRLCLGCMSFGSSDWREWVLEDEEGKEIIDRAIDLGINFFDTANMYSRGESERILGEALEGHRESSVIATKVFHPMRDDDPHSQGLSRKTIEQELAASRERLGVDTIDLYQIHRWDYDTPIETTLRTLTDAVRRGEVRYIGASSMWAHQFADALATSELKGLERFVTMQNHYNLVYREEEREMLPLCANEGIGVMPWSPLARGYLTRPHEEIDATTRGETEEHMYNHPYREGGGQEINERVAEVAADNGATMAQIALAWLLHKEWVDAPIIGTTSVEHLEQAVEALEISLSASDMAYLEEPYEPVPVSGHD, via the coding sequence ATGGAGTATACGACACTCGGTTCGACCGGAATGGAGGTCAGTCGACTCTGTCTGGGCTGTATGAGCTTTGGCTCGAGCGACTGGCGCGAATGGGTACTCGAAGACGAGGAGGGGAAGGAGATCATCGACCGAGCGATCGACCTCGGAATCAACTTTTTCGACACGGCGAATATGTACTCGCGCGGCGAGTCCGAACGGATTCTCGGCGAGGCGCTCGAGGGCCATCGCGAGTCGTCCGTCATCGCCACGAAGGTGTTCCACCCGATGCGCGACGACGATCCGCACTCGCAGGGACTCTCTCGAAAGACGATCGAACAGGAACTCGCGGCCAGTCGCGAACGCCTGGGCGTAGACACGATCGATCTCTACCAGATTCACCGTTGGGACTACGACACGCCGATCGAGACCACGCTCCGCACGCTCACAGACGCGGTTCGACGCGGTGAGGTGCGCTACATCGGCGCGTCGTCGATGTGGGCCCACCAGTTCGCCGATGCGCTCGCGACGAGCGAACTGAAGGGACTCGAGCGATTCGTCACGATGCAAAATCACTACAATCTGGTCTATCGGGAGGAAGAACGCGAGATGTTGCCCCTCTGTGCGAACGAGGGCATCGGCGTGATGCCGTGGTCTCCGCTGGCCCGTGGCTACCTCACGCGCCCGCACGAAGAGATCGACGCGACGACGCGCGGCGAGACTGAAGAGCACATGTACAACCATCCCTACCGGGAGGGAGGCGGCCAGGAGATCAACGAACGCGTCGCCGAAGTCGCCGCAGACAACGGCGCGACCATGGCCCAGATCGCTCTCGCGTGGTTGCTCCACAAAGAGTGGGTCGACGCACCGATCATCGGAACCACGAGCGTCGAGCACTTAGAGCAGGCCGTCGAAGCGCTCGAGATTTCGCTCTCGGCGTCGGATATGGCCTATCTCGAGGAACCGTACGAACCGGTCCCGGTGTCCGGCCA